gcctcagcctcccgagtagctgggactacaggcgcccgccaccacgccaggctagttttttgtattttttagtagagacggggtttcaccgtgttagccaggatggtctcgatctcctgacctcgtgatccacccgtctctgcctcccaacgtgctgggattacaggcttgagccactgcgcctagcctgtTCTCTTGTTTTTAATGATTTCCCATGTTTGTTATCCTCATTCTTTTCAcgtattatttttctcattttatttaattttctgtctctgttatcttttatttttgtatctggagttttatttatttatatatttatttgttattctttaagccatattttctcatcttttcataGGCCTTTATAGTAGTTTTTGGTTTAGGTTTGGGAAAACAACCacttttttcagttattttttatacTGTGCTGTGGGAGACCTTACTTCTTGTAAGGGTATATGAACACTCGATTCTTTTCTGGGCTATATCTTTCCTGACTTTGTGAAAGTAGTATTACAAATGTCTACACTGCTGCtcttaaatatcttattttccttAAGAGACTTATCCCTGCTTTTTCACAGAAGCTGttagtttctcttttatttgtctGCTTATAATCTCTCTCAAGCTCTCCCATAGTTCCCCTGACTCCTGCAGATTCCAGATGCTCCAGTACATCACCTCACTCCCTTGTGTTTTCTGCAGTACCAACATGTTATACAAAGTATGCTgatactggccgggcacggtggctcatgcctgtaatcccagcactttgggaggctgaggcaggtggatcacgagtcaggagtttgagaccagcctgaccaacatagtgaaaccccgtctctactaaaatacataaagttagccaggtgtggtggcagccacctgtaatcccagctacttgggagggagaattgcttaaacccaggaggcagaggttgtagtgagctaagatcacaccattgcactctggcctgggtgacagtgtgagactccatctcaataaaagcAAAGTATGCTGATACTTTCAATGTCTGAGTCAAGTGATCCACAATCTTGTTTTCTGTCAGACTTTAAACATGCCAGAATCATGGATTAAGTTCcaatgttttcttgcttttctagagAAGAGTTCTAAATTGGGAAGCAATGCAGGAAATAAGCCACTTAAAAATCGACATGGATTAACTCTTCAGTTACATCTGGCTGAATGGCAGCCACTTCAAGCTGTAAGGAATATTTATGGATGTAAGCATGTTGAAAAATCTATCAGTGACAATTCTTCAGTTTTACCAGTTCAAATAAGTTTTTCCAATGTCAAAACCCATATTTGTAATAACtacaaaaatgattttgttttttctacaaTACtcccacaagaacagaaaatacaCATTAGGGGAAAACCTTATGGATGTAAAGAGCATGGCAAAGTCTTCAGAGCATCTTCAAGCCTTATTAACCATCAAGTAATCCATATTGCAGATGTACCTTACAAACAAAGTGACTGTGGCGAGATCTTTAGTAGCAATTCAAACCTTGCACAACATCAAGGAatccatactggagagaagccttacaaatgtaatgaatgtggcaaggtCTTCAATCAGAATTCATACCTTGCACAAcatcagaaaattcatactggagagaaaccttacaattGCAGTGAATGTGACAAAGTCTTTAGTCACCATGCCTACCTTGCACAACATAGGAAAATtaacactggagagaagccttacaAATGTAGTGAATGTGGTAGAGCATTTAATGTGTGTTCCAGTCTTACTGCTCCTCTTTTAatccatactggagagaaaccttatgatTGTAAGGAACGTGGCAAGGTCTTCAGTCACAAGTCTTCCCCAACCATTCATCGGACAATTCATACTACACAGAGACCATacaaatgtaaggaatgtggcaAGGGCTTTAGTCGAATTGCATTCCTTGTAAGGCATTGGAaagttcatactggagagaaaccttacaaatgtaatgagtgtggcaaggtCTTTATTGGCAATTCACGCCTTGCACGACATAGGAAAATTCATACTGGGGAGAAGCCTTGCAAATGTAATAAATGTGGCAAAGCATTTAGACAGTATTCAGATCTCACTGCCCATTTTCTAatccatactggagagaaaccttatgaatgtatAGAGTGTGGCAAGGTCTTCGGGCACAAGTCTTCCCTAACTTATCACTctagaattcatactggagagaagccttgCAAATGTAACGAATGTGGCAAGGTCTTCCGTCAGAATTCACACCTTGCACGACATAgaaaaattcatactggagagaagctttacaaatgtaatgaatgtggcaaggtCTTCAGTCAGAATTCACACCTTACACAACATAGGAatattcatactggagagaaggcTTACAGttgtaatgaatgtggcaaggtCTTCAGTAGGAATTCACACCTTTCACGACATaggaaaattcatactggagagaagctttataaatgaaatgaatgtaGCAAGGTCTTCAGTCAGAATTCACACCTTGCACAGCATAGGAATATTCATACTGGAAAGAAGACATACAGTTGTAATGAGTGTGTTAAGGTCTTTAGTAAAAACTGAATCCTGGTACAACATTGGAGAATTCATACCAGAGAGAAGCCTTAAAAATTTAGTGAagctggcagggcacagtggcttacacctgtatgcccattactttgggagtccaaggttgGTGGAtgatggggtcaggagatcaagaccatccttgctaacatggtgaaaccctgtctctactaaaaatcaaaaaaaaaaaaaaaaaaattagctggctatggtggcaggtgcctgtagtcccagcaacttgggaggctgaggcaggagaatggcatgaacctgggaggtcgagcctgcagtgagccgagtgagccactgtactccagcctaggcaacagagtgaaactccgtctcaaaaagagagagaaaaaaaaatttagtgaagctgtcaggtgtggtggctcatgcctttaatcccagtactttgggaggctgggccggatcacctgaggtcggaagttcgagaccagcctgaccaacatggagaaatcctttccctactaaaaatacaaaattagttggctgaagtggcaggcacctgtgattccagctacttgggaggctgaggcagaattgcttgaacccaggaggccgaggttgtggtgagccaagatcgcaccattgcactccagcctgggcaagaggagcaaaaaaaaaaaaaaaaaaaaaaaaaaattggtgaagccttacaaaagtaataaatatgGCAAAGAATTTCTTACGAAATCAGGCGTCTCTATCCATCTGTTAATCCATACTAGAaggaaaccttacaaatgtaaagaatacATGAAGGTCTCCAGGCTTATGTTTCCCCTGACCTCTCATCAAGAGAATTCACGCTGGTGATCGACTGTAAACATGTAACAAGTGTAGCAAGGTCTTCACTTAAAATATACACCTTGTAAACTATCTTAGAatccatactggagagaaaccttacaaatgaaTGTGACATCTTCAAATAAAATGCACACCTGGCACAACATTGGAAAATTCATACTGCAGAGATAACttttaaatgtaatgaatgtgacAAGGTCAAAGTCACAATTCACTCCTTGTACatcaaagaattcatactggaggctgggtgcagttgctcatgcctgtaatccctttgggaggccaaggcagatggatcagttgaggtcaggagtttgagaccagtctgaccgacatgttgaaaccccatcactactaaaaacaaaaaatttagtcaggtgtggtggtgggtgcctgtaatcccagctactcaggaggctgaggcaggagaatcacataaacccgggagacggaggttgcagtgagccaagaatgtgctactacactccagcctgtgtgacagtgtGATtccatccccccccccaaaaaaaagaattcatactggaaGGAAGCATTACAAATGTAATGAATATGGCAGAGTATTTAGAGGGTGTTCAGGTCTTACTGTTTATCTTGTAATTCATAGTGgagagaagtcttttttttttttttttttttttctttttttgagacggagtctcacgctgttgcccaggctggagtgcagtggcgcgatctcggctcactgcaagctccgcctcccaggttcacgccattctcctgcctcagcctcccgagtagctgggactacaggcgcccgccaccgcgcccggctaattttttgtatttttagtagagacggggtttcactgtggtctcgatctcctgacctcgtgatccgcccgcctcggcctcccaaagtgctgggattacaggcttgagccaccgcgcccggcctttttttttctttttttaagaaacagagtctcgccgggcgcggtggctcaagcctgtaatcccagcactttgggaggccgagacgggcggatcacgaggtcaggagttcgagaccatcctggctaacacggtgaaaccccatctctactaaaaaatacaaaaaactagccgggcgaggtggcgggcgcctgtagtcccggctactcgggaggctgaggcaggagaatggcgtaaaaacccgggaggcagagcttgcagtgagctgagatccggccactgcactccagcctgggcgacacagcgagactccgtctcaaaaaaaaaaagaaacagagtctcgctctgatgttcagcctggagtgcagtggtgcaatgtcagctaactgcaacctccacctcctgggttcaagcgattctcctgcctctacctcccaagtagctaggactacaaacacatgatgccatcatgcctggctacttttttgtatttttagtagagacaggttttcaccatgttagccaggctggtttcagaccCACCTGGGTAACATAAGGACaactccacctctacaaataaaaaaatttgccaggtgtgttggtacatgtctgtattcccaactatttgggagactgaggcagaaggatcatttaagcctgggaggttgaggctgccatgagtcATGTTTGCAGtgctgaactccagtctgggtgacagagtgagaccctatctagaaaaacaaagaaacaaatcagCGAACAAACAATGTGAAAGGTCATCAGTCACAAGTATTCCTTAACCAATCACCATAGAATTCATACTGCAGAGAAGCCTTACAAATTCAGTGAATGTGGCAAAGCATTTAGATAATGTTCAGGCCTTATTGCCCATCTTGTAATCCATACTGCAGACAAACCTTTGAATGTGGCAATGTCTCCAATTGAAATTCACACCTTGCAAATCACCACATAATGGAGAGAAACCTTACTAATGCAAATCACCACATAATGGAGAGAAACCTTACTAATGCAAATCACTACATaatggagagaaaccttacaaatgcaATGTACACGGTAAGATGTTTTAGTCACCATTCACACCTTGGACAGCATCAGATAATTTATTCATGAAAGAGTCCTTACAAACTGTGTATGGAAATCTCATCATGAGCTCTAGCATTAATGAACATCAGAGATTTCATACCAAGGAGAAATCATATAAATGTATGTGACCCAGgctttcctgaggccttccaaaTCACTAGAAATCAAAATACACTTCTTGGATAAAACCACACAGATGGATTGTGTATACTGAGGATATCCAAGGACCATTACTGGAGAACATGATAGAatttaattattatcttttttcctataagtgttgggaacaggcccccaaatctggccagaAACAGGctccaaaactggccataaacaaaatctgtaGTGCTGTGATATGTTCTTGATGGTCATGACGCCCACCCTGAAGGTTGTttgtttaccagaatgagggcaaagAATACGTGGCCCATCCAGGGCAGAAAGCCGCTTAAGGTTTCCCTGAACCACAAATAATAGCATGTGccatctgtgccttaaggacatgttcctgctgcagataaccagagcccatccctttggcccatccctttgtttcccataaggaatgcttttatgtaatctataatctataatgcttatcactggcttgctatcaataaatacgtgggtaaaaCTCTGTTCGTGGttctcagttctgaaggctgtcagccccctgatttcccactccacactctatatttctgtgtgagTGTCTTTAAGTCCTTTAgcaccgctgggttagggtctccaccactgagctggtctcagcacaAAGCTACTTGGGATCTTGATATGTGCCTCCTTCTACAAGCCTTTCACTGTGGTCTCTGGGAAAGAATCAATTGAAAGAATCAATAGGATGACAGGGCTTATTTCACTAGCTGGAGATAATTTCTATTCAGTTTCCTGGAAGAACAACACTGcctttttatattaaatgttgTCTGATTTAGACAGCAGGGACATGGGTAGAGAATAACATAAAATGATGACTGCATGAAGCAGTCAGGCTGATTGCCTTCCGCCCACCCTTTTCTTGACAAGGGTGTAGTGCTTCTGTGCTCTAATAGCCATAAAATAGAGCATGCCATTAAAGGCATGACATTTTTATGGGAAGAGAATAATTGTTGTTCGGTACTGATTACATGGTAGAAATCATGCAGGGGATGGGGTGATTACCTCCTCAATTGAATAGCAATAGTTCCTGTTTAGCAAAGATGGAAAACAGTAGTCTTATTTTTGAAGTGGAAGAGAAAACATGCATTTTCTCTTAAGTCTGAGCACACAGAATGGGAATGTTACTAATTTTCgataacctgatgacagtgtGCTTAGGTGATTATCTTTTTGGGATGAATTTCCCatgtgttctttgagcttcttatgtttggatgtctaggtctctagcaaggctgggaaaGCTTTCCTTAATTATTAccctaaatatgttttctaaacttttagatttctcatcTTCCTCAGAAATgccgattattcttaggtttcattgtttaacataatcccagacttcttcaaggctttgttcatattttcctattttttctttgtctttgttggattgcgTTAATTCAAAAACTTTATctttctttgggaggctgagatgggcagaccacaaggtcaggagttcaagaccagtctggccaatatggtgaaaccccatctctactaaaaatacaaaaattagctgggtgtggtagtgagtgcctgtagtcccagctactccgggggctgaggcagaagaatttgcttgaacctgggaggtggaggttgtagtgagccaagatctcgccattgtactccagcctgggcgatggagtgagactccatctcaaaacaaacaaaaatgccttGTATTTgggctctgaaattctttcttctgcttgtttgattcttttgctgagactttccagagtgTGTTGCATTTCTGTAAGCAcatccattgtttcctgaagttttgattttttttatttgtgctaTCTTTTTAACTGAAATTTCTCTCATCATTTATAGTATCATTTATTTCTCtagtgcctccttgattagcttaataactgacctgatttcaggtaaatcagggatttcttcttggtttgtaTCCAATGCTGGTGAGCTAGTATGATTTTTTGGAGGATGttaaaaaatcttgttttgttatattaccagagttggctttggttccttctcatttgctTAGGCTGTGTCAGAGGGCACGTCTAGGGCttaaggctgttgttcagattgtcACACGgagtgttcccttgatgtagtactctcccccttttcctagggatgtggcttcctgagagccgagctgtagtgattgttatctccTATCTGGATGATCTAGCCAGCAGCAGATCTACCAGGCTGCAGGCTGGTACTGGgagttgtctgcacagagtcctgtgatgtgaactgtctgtgggtctctcagctgtggacaCCAGGACCTGCTCCAGTGTAGGTGGCAGgggggtgaaatggactctgtgagggtcctgaGTTTTGGTTGTTTAATGTACTAATTTTGTTCTGGTTGGCCTTCTGCtaggcctcctttttttttttttttttttgagactgagtctggctctgtcgcccaggctggagtgcagtggccggatctcagctcactgcaagctccacctcccgggtttacgccattctcctgcctcagcctcccgagtagctgggaccacaggcgcccgccacttcgcccggctagttttttgtattttttagtagagacggggtttcaccgtgttagccaggatggtctcgatctcctgacctcgtgatccgcccgtctcggcctcccaaagtgctgggattacaggcttgagccaccgcgcccggctaggcctccttttttttaaaggatgaacagtatttcattgtctatatatacttttttatccATTTGTTCGTGATGAAAATGTAAGTTGatcccatatcttggctattgagaacagtgctgcagtaaacatgcgtgtgcagatttctatttattctcattgcctctctctctcaatcGTGCACTTGCTCATGcttgctctcactctctctctatttctctctttccagcagtgggattgttggatcatgtggtagttctgtTTGTAGTTtattgaggaaactccatactattttccatgaCGGctatactaatttgcattcccaccaaccaGTGTGCTagcattttcttcctttgcatattcaccagcatttgttattttttgtatttttgatgatGTCCATTCTAATGAGGTGAAGTTATATTTCActatggttttcatttgcatttacttgataattagtgatgtggagcattttttcacagGCTTGTGGGTCGTTTGTATGTCtccctttgagaaatgtcttttcaggtt
The sequence above is drawn from the Macaca thibetana thibetana isolate TM-01 chromosome 19, ASM2454274v1, whole genome shotgun sequence genome and encodes:
- the ZNF534 gene encoding zinc finger protein 534, with amino-acid sequence MKGILFWGDWNRSCPSLTRQPIAWKDRLASPRICLPDLSVISILEQNRDPWTLQSDVKVANNPNGREYIKGVKTEKSSKLGSNAGNKPLKNRHGLTLQLHLAEWQPLQAVRNIYGCKHVEKSISDNSSVLPVQISFSNVKTHICNNYKNDFVFSTILPQEQKIHIRGKPYGCKEHGKVFRASSSLINHQVIHIADVPYKQSDCGEIFSSNSNLAQHQGIHTGEKPYKCNECGKVFNQNSYLAQHQKIHTGEKPYNCSECDKVFSHHAYLAQHRKINTGEKPYKCSECGRAFNVCSSLTAPLLIHTGEKPYDCKERGKVFSHKSSPTIHRTIHTTQRPYKCKECGKGFSRIAFLVRHWKVHTGEKPYKCNECGKVFIGNSRLARHRKIHTGEKPCKCNKCGKAFRQYSDLTAHFLIHTGEKPYECIECGKVFGHKSSLTYHSRIHTGEKPCKCNECGKVFRQNSHLARHRKIHTGEKLYKCNECGKVFSQNSHLTQHRNIHTGEKAYSCNECGKVFSRNSHLSRHRKIHTGEKLYK